In Halovulum dunhuangense, one genomic interval encodes:
- a CDS encoding Ppx/GppA phosphatase family protein encodes MAQKTDVSAQDRKKRARHRGPRSAPAQESGELYAALDLGTNSCRMLIAAPQGPQFTIVDAFAKSVRLGADLERTGALSRASIERTIRALQVCAGKLRKLEVRHTRLVATEACRRAKNGRAFIEQVEKRTGLHLELIRPEEEARLAVISCAPLVEAESEHVMVFDIGGGSTELVWIDVSGVAADQRAEAVMRLDIRGWRRAGGPQDPTPGEARIVDFISVPLGVATLHERFDDVEDESARFALMSWYFEEQLTKFRPYTDLDVLDGVERFQMIGTSGTVTTVAAAHLGLRRYDRRKVDGLTLSVAQIETVIGRLMTLGPEGRRMDPSIGKDRAELIVSGAAILQTLIRIWPTDRLGVADRGLREGMLLSMMNREGALRLGNRHG; translated from the coding sequence ATGGCGCAGAAAACAGATGTTTCTGCGCAGGACAGGAAAAAGCGTGCCCGCCATCGCGGGCCGCGCAGCGCCCCTGCGCAGGAGAGCGGCGAGCTTTATGCCGCTCTCGACCTCGGCACGAATTCGTGCCGCATGCTGATTGCGGCGCCGCAGGGCCCGCAGTTCACGATTGTCGATGCCTTCGCCAAATCGGTGCGACTGGGCGCGGATCTCGAACGGACCGGGGCGCTGTCGCGCGCCTCGATCGAGCGCACGATCCGCGCGTTGCAGGTCTGTGCGGGCAAGCTGCGCAAACTGGAGGTGCGGCACACAAGGCTGGTCGCGACCGAGGCCTGCCGGCGGGCGAAGAACGGCCGCGCCTTCATCGAGCAGGTGGAAAAGCGCACCGGCCTGCATCTGGAGCTGATCCGCCCCGAGGAAGAGGCGCGGCTTGCCGTCATCTCCTGCGCGCCGCTGGTCGAGGCGGAAAGCGAGCATGTGATGGTGTTCGACATCGGCGGCGGATCGACGGAACTGGTCTGGATCGACGTCTCGGGCGTCGCGGCCGACCAGCGCGCCGAGGCGGTGATGCGGCTCGACATCCGGGGCTGGCGCCGGGCGGGCGGCCCGCAGGATCCGACCCCGGGCGAGGCGCGGATCGTCGATTTCATCTCCGTGCCGCTGGGCGTCGCGACCCTGCACGAGCGTTTCGACGACGTGGAGGACGAGAGCGCGCGCTTTGCGCTGATGAGCTGGTATTTCGAGGAACAGCTGACGAAATTCCGTCCCTACACGGACCTCGACGTGCTGGACGGGGTGGAGCGGTTCCAGATGATCGGCACCTCGGGCACGGTGACGACGGTGGCGGCCGCGCATCTGGGCCTGCGCCGCTACGACCGGCGCAAGGTGGACGGGCTGACCTTGAGCGTGGCGCAGATCGAGACGGTGATCGGCCGGCTGATGACGCTCGGCCCCGAGGGGCGGCGGATGGACCCCTCGATCGGCAAGGACCGGGCCGAGCTGATCGTCTCGGGCGCGGCGATCCTGCAGACGCTGATCCGCATCTGGCCCACCGACCGGCTTGGCGTCGCGGATCGGGGCCTGCGCGAGGGGATGCTTCTGTCGATGATGAACCGCGAGGGCGCGTTGAGATTGGGGAACAGACATGGCTGA
- the guaB gene encoding IMP dehydrogenase, whose product MEIREALTFDDVLLLPAASSVMPAQADTRTRLTRSVQLNIPLLSSAMDTVTEQRMAIAMAQAGGIGVLHRNLEIEEQANQVRRVKRFESGVVYDPVTLTPDQTLADAKALQERFRITGFPVVRDGRVVGILTNRDMRFVEDETTPVHAMMTADNLVMLREPADLATAKQIMHARRIEKLLVVDREDRLTGLLTIRDIEQAVVNPQACKDALGRLRVAAATTVGDSGFARSEALIDAGVDVIVIDTAHGHSASVAEAVTRVKKLSNDTQVVAGNVATAEATRALIDAGADAVKVGIGPGSICTTRVVAGVGVPQLTAIMDAVSAAGDTPVIADGGIKLSGDFAKAIAAGADCAMVGSLLAGTDEAPGEVFLYQGRSFKAYRGMGSVGAMARGSADRYFQKEVSTEKLVPEGVEGQVPYKGSVGVVIHQMVGGLRAAMGYTGCQTVAEMRRNCNFVRITGAGLTESHVHDVQITRESPNYRGG is encoded by the coding sequence ATGGAGATTCGTGAGGCGCTCACATTCGACGACGTGCTTCTTCTGCCCGCGGCATCCAGCGTGATGCCCGCCCAGGCCGACACGCGCACGCGGCTGACCCGTTCGGTGCAGCTGAACATCCCTCTCCTGAGCTCCGCCATGGACACCGTGACAGAGCAGCGCATGGCCATCGCCATGGCGCAGGCCGGGGGCATCGGCGTGCTGCATCGCAACCTCGAGATCGAGGAGCAGGCCAACCAGGTGCGCCGGGTGAAGCGCTTCGAGAGCGGCGTGGTCTATGACCCGGTGACGCTGACCCCCGACCAGACGCTGGCCGACGCCAAGGCGTTGCAGGAACGGTTCCGCATCACGGGCTTTCCGGTTGTGCGCGACGGGCGCGTGGTGGGCATCCTGACTAACCGCGACATGCGCTTCGTCGAGGACGAGACGACGCCGGTGCACGCGATGATGACCGCCGACAACCTGGTCATGCTGCGCGAGCCGGCGGACCTGGCGACGGCAAAGCAGATCATGCATGCCCGCCGCATCGAGAAGCTTCTGGTCGTGGACCGGGAGGATCGGCTGACCGGGCTTCTGACGATCCGCGACATCGAACAGGCGGTGGTGAACCCGCAGGCCTGCAAGGACGCGCTGGGGCGGCTGCGCGTGGCGGCCGCGACGACCGTGGGTGACAGCGGCTTCGCCCGGTCCGAGGCGCTGATCGACGCCGGCGTGGACGTGATCGTGATCGACACCGCGCACGGCCATTCCGCTTCCGTGGCCGAGGCGGTGACGCGGGTCAAGAAACTGTCGAACGACACGCAGGTCGTGGCCGGCAACGTCGCCACCGCCGAGGCGACGCGCGCGCTGATCGACGCGGGCGCGGATGCGGTCAAGGTGGGCATCGGCCCCGGGTCCATCTGCACCACGCGCGTGGTGGCGGGCGTGGGCGTGCCGCAGCTGACCGCGATCATGGACGCGGTCTCGGCCGCGGGCGATACGCCGGTGATCGCCGATGGCGGGATCAAGCTGTCGGGCGATTTCGCCAAGGCGATCGCGGCCGGGGCGGATTGCGCCATGGTCGGCTCGCTTCTGGCGGGCACCGACGAGGCGCCGGGCGAGGTGTTCCTTTACCAGGGCCGCAGCTTCAAGGCCTATCGCGGCATGGGCTCGGTCGGCGCGATGGCGCGCGGCTCGGCGGATCGCTACTTCCAGAAGGAGGTGTCGACCGAGAAGCTGGTGCCCGAAGGGGTCGAGGGGCAGGTGCCCTACAAGGGGTCCGTGGGCGTGGTCATCCACCAGATGGTCGGCGGGCTTCGCGCGGCCATGGGTTATACCGGCTGCCAGACCGTGGCCGAGATGCGCAGGAACTGCAATTTCGTGCGGATCACCGGCGCGGGCCTGACCGAGAGCCATGTCCACGACGTGCAGATCACCCGCGAAAGCCCCAACTACCGGGGCGGCTGA
- a CDS encoding virulence factor yields the protein MPEVTIVYWRDIPAQVIVGKGRRAVKIQLPERFEQAIDRCAMKVGARDADAYLGEWRRADPYQVEGDPQDIAQAEAARLEAEHDPDTIRALIASDGFRDRG from the coding sequence ATGCCCGAAGTCACCATCGTCTACTGGCGCGACATCCCCGCGCAGGTCATCGTCGGCAAGGGCCGGCGCGCGGTCAAGATCCAGTTGCCCGAGCGGTTCGAGCAGGCGATCGACCGTTGCGCCATGAAGGTGGGCGCGCGCGACGCCGACGCCTACCTTGGCGAATGGCGCCGCGCCGATCCCTACCAGGTCGAGGGCGACCCGCAGGACATCGCGCAAGCCGAGGCCGCCCGACTGGAGGCAGAGCACGATCCCGACACGATCCGCGCGCTGATCGCAAGCGACGGCTTCCGCGACAGGGGCTGA
- the metF gene encoding methylenetetrahydrofolate reductase [NAD(P)H], with protein MTSTRTKGTPPKTLSFEFFPPQSPEAEAQLWRSVERLAPLSPSFVSVTYGAGGTTRERTKVAIRTIQERAHLSVAGHLTCVGASRAETMEVAHAYRAMGVTRIVALRGDPPKGETKFVPHPEGFTHAAELVEALAADGFDVTVGAYPETHPEAASPEADIDNLKRKLDAGADRAITQFFFEADCFLRFRDRCVAAGIDAPIIPGILPIENFQRMSRFASACGTSVPDWMERGFADAAGDDAAETTLATTIATDLCGRMLEEGVDHLHFYTLNKPDLTFNIARALGFEPVTPNLAAGNGVA; from the coding sequence ATGACTTCCACACGGACAAAGGGCACCCCGCCCAAGACCCTGTCTTTCGAATTCTTTCCCCCGCAATCCCCCGAGGCGGAGGCGCAGCTCTGGCGCTCGGTCGAGCGGCTGGCGCCGCTTTCGCCCAGCTTCGTCTCGGTCACCTACGGGGCGGGCGGGACCACGCGCGAACGCACCAAGGTCGCGATCCGCACCATCCAGGAACGCGCGCATCTCAGCGTGGCGGGGCACCTGACCTGCGTCGGCGCCTCGCGCGCCGAAACGATGGAGGTGGCCCACGCCTATCGCGCCATGGGCGTGACCCGGATCGTGGCGCTGCGGGGCGACCCGCCCAAGGGCGAGACGAAGTTCGTGCCCCATCCCGAGGGGTTCACCCATGCGGCCGAACTGGTCGAGGCGCTGGCCGCGGACGGGTTCGACGTGACCGTGGGCGCATACCCCGAGACCCATCCCGAGGCGGCCTCTCCGGAGGCGGATATCGACAACCTCAAGCGCAAGCTCGACGCGGGCGCGGACCGGGCGATCACGCAGTTCTTCTTCGAGGCGGACTGCTTCCTGCGCTTTCGCGACCGCTGCGTGGCGGCCGGGATCGACGCGCCGATCATCCCCGGCATCCTGCCGATCGAGAATTTCCAGCGCATGTCCCGTTTTGCCAGCGCCTGCGGCACCAGCGTGCCCGACTGGATGGAACGGGGCTTCGCGGATGCCGCCGGCGACGACGCGGCCGAGACGACGCTTGCCACCACCATCGCGACCGATCTGTGCGGGCGGATGCTGGAAGAGGGTGTGGATCACCTGCATTTCTACACGCTCAACAAGCCGGACCTGACCTTCAACATCGCCCGCGCGCTGGGGTTCGAGCCGGTGACGCCGAACCTTGCGGCTGGGAACGGCGTGGCCTGA
- a CDS encoding PhoX family protein, whose protein sequence is MNIEIDKSTLSWDEWDELHDPRPEETGFDRVVERAMTRRGFLGNLVVLGSGAAVMGTGLLSSGSARAQEAASRFAFTPIAAQTDATVHVPEGYSWQPLVKWGDPLFSGVDPLSQETGISLEASDKVFGENTDGMELFVVGNRQLIAVNHEYVNTKVNLPHRADGMPANADEVRILQNMQGVTVMEVAEGPDGWAVVIDSPYNRRIHHNTPMRISGPAAGHDLMKTEADPEGVLALGTLNNCGSGKTPWGTYLTCEENFNGYFGSTDASFERPEGFARYGIGLEGRYRYEQFDPRFDISMNPNEPNRHGWVVEIDPADPGSTPVKRTALGRFKHENAACALARDGRVVVYMGDDERGEFMYKFVSSGIYVPGGDTSGLLDDGQLYVARFNDDGTGEWVALTPEATGMSAEEILIFSRTAGSRVNATTMDRPEWVAVNPVAVEGYCCLTNNTRRGVRANAGGDWTPASGPNPRAENGYGQIVRWYPEADDHAASGFTWDLYVMAGNPAVHSDAYAGSENINEGNMFNSPDGMMFDSTGLVWIQTDGDDSNEGDFAGQGNNQMLAGDPATGRIERFLTGPSGSEVTGLTWSADRRTMFVGIQHPDAPFPDGDGALPRSTVVAVKRDDNALVG, encoded by the coding sequence ATGAACATCGAGATCGACAAGTCCACGCTGTCCTGGGACGAGTGGGACGAGTTGCACGACCCCCGCCCCGAGGAAACCGGCTTCGACCGCGTGGTCGAGCGCGCCATGACGCGGCGCGGCTTCCTCGGCAACCTGGTGGTGCTGGGCTCGGGCGCCGCGGTGATGGGCACCGGGCTTCTGAGCAGCGGCTCGGCCCGCGCGCAGGAAGCGGCGAGCCGCTTCGCCTTTACCCCGATCGCGGCGCAGACCGACGCGACCGTGCACGTTCCCGAGGGCTACAGCTGGCAGCCGCTGGTCAAGTGGGGCGACCCGCTGTTTTCGGGTGTCGACCCGCTCTCGCAGGAGACGGGCATCTCGCTCGAGGCTTCCGACAAGGTGTTCGGCGAGAACACCGACGGGATGGAGCTGTTCGTGGTCGGCAATCGCCAGCTGATCGCGGTGAACCACGAGTATGTGAACACCAAGGTGAACCTGCCTCATCGCGCGGACGGCATGCCCGCCAATGCGGACGAGGTGCGCATCCTGCAGAACATGCAGGGCGTGACCGTGATGGAAGTGGCCGAGGGCCCGGACGGCTGGGCCGTCGTGATCGACAGCCCCTACAACCGGCGCATCCACCACAACACGCCGATGCGGATTTCCGGCCCCGCGGCCGGCCATGACCTGATGAAGACCGAGGCCGACCCCGAGGGGGTTCTCGCGCTCGGCACGCTGAACAACTGCGGCTCGGGCAAGACGCCCTGGGGTACCTACCTGACCTGCGAAGAGAACTTCAACGGCTACTTCGGCTCGACCGATGCGTCGTTCGAGCGTCCGGAGGGTTTTGCCCGTTACGGTATCGGGCTGGAGGGGCGCTACCGCTACGAGCAGTTCGACCCGCGCTTCGACATCTCGATGAACCCCAACGAGCCGAACCGCCACGGCTGGGTGGTCGAGATCGACCCCGCGGACCCCGGGTCGACCCCCGTCAAGCGCACCGCGCTCGGCCGCTTCAAGCACGAGAACGCCGCCTGCGCGCTGGCCCGTGACGGCCGCGTGGTCGTCTACATGGGCGACGACGAGCGGGGCGAGTTCATGTACAAGTTCGTCTCCAGCGGCATCTATGTGCCGGGCGGCGACACTTCGGGCCTGCTGGACGATGGCCAGCTTTACGTTGCCCGCTTCAACGACGACGGGACCGGCGAATGGGTCGCCCTGACCCCCGAGGCGACCGGCATGTCGGCCGAGGAGATCCTGATCTTCAGCCGCACCGCCGGCAGCCGCGTGAACGCCACCACCATGGACCGCCCGGAATGGGTGGCCGTGAACCCGGTCGCGGTCGAGGGCTACTGCTGCTTGACCAACAACACCCGCCGCGGCGTGCGCGCCAATGCGGGCGGCGACTGGACCCCGGCCAGCGGCCCCAACCCGCGCGCCGAGAACGGCTATGGCCAGATCGTGCGCTGGTATCCCGAGGCGGACGACCACGCCGCCAGCGGCTTTACCTGGGATCTGTATGTCATGGCAGGCAACCCGGCCGTGCATTCGGATGCCTATGCCGGTTCTGAGAACATCAACGAGGGCAACATGTTCAACTCGCCCGACGGGATGATGTTCGACTCGACCGGCCTCGTCTGGATCCAGACCGACGGCGACGACAGCAACGAGGGCGATTTCGCCGGCCAGGGCAACAACCAGATGCTCGCGGGCGACCCCGCCACGGGCCGGATCGAGCGTTTCCTCACCGGGCCCAGCGGATCCGAGGTGACGGGCCTTACCTGGTCGGCCGACAGGCGCACCATGTTCGTGGGCATCCAGCACCCCGACGCCCCCTTCCCCGACGGCGATGGGGCGCTGCCGCGATCGACCGTGGTGGCGGTGAAGCGCGACGACAACGCGCTGGTCGGCTGA
- a CDS encoding RlmE family RNA methyltransferase, giving the protein MADDTRRSSGRGQRDLKVRVKTARGRRTSSTRWLERQLNDPYVQRAKREGYRGRAAYKIMELDDKFRFLVPGARVVDLGCAPGGWCQVAVPRVNALGEKKGKAVGRVIGVDLQEVEPIPGVELHQLDFLADEADEQVKQWLGGPADVVMSDMAAASSGHKQTDHLRIIALCEAAADFAADVLEEGGTFVAKVLAGGAETELLARLKQDFVQVRHMKPPASRSDSSEKFVVATGFRGRKRDAAGE; this is encoded by the coding sequence ATGGCTGACGATACGCGGCGCAGTTCGGGGCGCGGGCAGCGCGACCTGAAGGTGCGGGTCAAGACCGCGCGCGGGCGGCGCACCAGCTCCACCCGCTGGCTGGAGCGGCAGTTGAACGATCCTTACGTCCAGCGCGCCAAGCGCGAGGGCTATCGCGGCCGCGCCGCCTACAAGATCATGGAGCTGGACGACAAGTTCCGCTTTCTCGTGCCGGGCGCGCGGGTGGTCGATCTGGGCTGCGCGCCGGGCGGCTGGTGCCAGGTGGCGGTGCCGCGGGTGAACGCGCTGGGCGAGAAGAAGGGCAAGGCCGTGGGCCGGGTCATCGGCGTGGACCTCCAGGAGGTGGAGCCCATTCCGGGGGTCGAACTGCACCAGCTGGATTTTCTTGCCGATGAAGCTGACGAGCAGGTGAAGCAATGGCTCGGCGGGCCTGCCGACGTGGTGATGTCGGACATGGCCGCCGCATCGTCCGGGCACAAGCAGACCGACCACCTTCGCATCATCGCGCTTTGCGAGGCGGCCGCGGATTTCGCCGCCGACGTGCTGGAGGAGGGGGGCACATTCGTCGCCAAGGTGCTGGCGGGCGGCGCCGAGACCGAGCTTCTGGCGCGGCTCAAGCAGGATTTCGTGCAGGTCCGCCACATGAAGCCCCCCGCCAGCCGGTCCGACAGTTCCGAGAAGTTCGTCGTGGCGACCGGGTTCCGGGGCCGCAAGCGGGACGCGGCCGGGGAGTGA